One stretch of Bacteroidota bacterium DNA includes these proteins:
- a CDS encoding RNA-binding protein produces MNIFISNLNFRVSSEDLKQLFDKYGEVTSAKVITDRLSGRSRGFGFVEMKTDEEAKKAIEGLNLAEFDGKVISVSIAKPRTERGDNPGGERRNFNRY; encoded by the coding sequence TTATTTCAAATTTAAATTTCAGAGTTAGCAGCGAAGACTTAAAGCAGTTATTTGACAAGTATGGCGAAGTAACATCAGCCAAAGTGATTACCGATAGACTTTCGGGCAGATCAAGAGGTTTCGGATTTGTTGAGATGAAAACCGATGAAGAAGCCAAGAAAGCCATTGAAGGATTGAACCTAGCAGAATTTGATGGCAAAGTCATTTCCGTATCGATAGCTAAACCTAGAACAGAACGGGGAGATAATCCAGGCGGCGAAAGACGTAATTTCAACCGATATTGA